The genomic interval TCCCTGAAGGCCCGGGGTGAAACCCGCGCTCGGCCCTGGGATGCGGCTGCCCCTTAAACGGGAGTTTTTCCTCAGATGAAGTTATCCGCAAGCGGCTTCTGATCGATGGCGACGGTGCTGGTGACGACAGGCGGATCAATTTGTTGGTGAAGAGTTTCATTAAGTGGTGTAATTCCGGATCTCAGGAGGAAGGGTACTTgttttctgggctttttttttgtttgttttttttttttgtcttgcaacTGATCGGCTTGCATTTCAGTGGAAAACTGGGCTTGATCCGTTTTGAAAAGATCCCTGTTAAAATGTATACATCTGCTTTTCAGTATGCCTCTGTGGTGTTTCCAGTACAAACGCCAAGCACTGTGGTAGGCGATGAGGACTAGAGACGGGTCAGAAATTACTGAAGGCTGCAGGCTCTATCATGAAATCTGCCAGCGCCGCTCCAATGCCCTCAGGATTGTCGTGCCGCTGCGTGATCCGTCCAGGAGTCCCGCTATTGTAACAGGATCATGACTCGAATATTTTAgttggcagttctgcatttgtTCTGTTAGGGAAGGGTAATACTGCtggcatttctgctgctgcggttctcttgtttttaaaaaaaaaaaaacaacaggctAAAGTAGTAAGAGATGAGTGACAATGTGGTGTTCTGCTTTGGGGTCCGTACAAGTACCGGATATAAATTCCTGGAGGACACAATATAACGATTGTGTGTACAGAGAAGCACTGCTGTATTAAAATACTAATCTCGGTGGTCCCAGAGTCAGCCCTAGCTGGAAAGTTTATAAGCCCTGGATCAATCTGCCCATTGCTTTAATACACACTCTACACCTATAAGGACATGATGGTGGAATtaatgggtgcaatgtttctAACAAGAGTTTCAAAAAATTATACATTGAAtcttggaaatatttctttaatattctttttatttaactgtTCCTTACGCTACATGaggctttgttttcttgttttgtaaaGGTAGGGGGTATTTTTATGCTGCATAGGGATAAATATCTTGTCTGTTTTCAGTTACAGCCAGTACCAACGAATGCTGAGTACTTTATCACAGTGTGAATTTTCAATGGGAAAAACTCTTCTGGTGTATGATATGAACCtgagagaaatggaaaattatgaaaaaatctATAAGGATATAGGTAACTATGAGAAAATATTACTGGTTTCTGTTTGACAATTTCTCTTTTATGACCAAGCTTGAGCCAGTTCTGGTGAGCATAATATATACCTATGAtgagtggtttggttttttttcttttttcttaattgatAGCACTCAAAACATGTGCTGTAAGCATCTTATcagtatataaaatacaaagaaaagcttttttaacCTATTGAAGTGTATGTAGTTTTGAAGCTGATGGAGCTAGCAGGCCACTATGTCATAAATGGCTCTTTATCTTTTCCTAATTTAGCAGAATGGCTTGTTTACATGTATTATTTGATTTTAATATAACTCTgtatatcttcctttttttttttttttttattcaagaaAACAGTATAGCTGCAGCACATGAGAAGATTTCTGAATGCAAAAAACAAATCCTCCAAGCAAAAAGGATTCGGAAAAATCGCCAGGGTAAGGAGCAATATCTGTATTTACACTGGTCCgtttcattattttgttattttttaaaatacattgtatCAGAAAATAGATCCCAAATTTTTGAAAGTGCAAGGGAGTATACTGACATGGTGAATACTATAGTTAGTCTGGTGGGTTCCGCACCCACTACTGAAAGTTTTTGGTGGATGAGGCAGGCAAGATGGAACCAGTAGATCTCAATGACGTAGAACATCAGGAAAACctaaaaagttcagagaaatgttttcaggCCGAAGAAAAACCCCAGAAGCATCCTATCACAATTCAGGTGTCTTGAGAAGAGCTGAAGCACATTGTTAACAGTGAGACAAGAGTTGAAGATGCTTACACCCAGCACTGAGGATCATGCAAGTGTATTCCTTCAGCTCTTAAGGGAAAGTAATGTCTTGGCATACACAGGGACAGTGATGCCAGTTACACACCCAGCAACTCTGTATGTGTCCTTACTGAATACCTGTTATGGGAGGTGTACTTTTTCCCCTAGTCTTAAAAGTATATGCTGATAATTTAAATTGAAGCTTGAAGCATTTCCCTGTGGTACTGTCTTATCAAAAGATTAGCAATGATAAGAAGcaagaatttgtttttcttgataaatgaaatgcaaaaagaaaatgattaaAAGTATAACAGATGAAACGTTTTAAATACAACCGTTTGATCAATTTTTTGGATAATTGTAGACTCaactggaaattaaaagaaCCTTAACCAGTAGGAATGTAGAGTTCTTAACATCTTCACAAACATAGGCCTgaagtgtttgctttttgaTATGTTCTGTCCAGCCTGCAGCACAGATTATTCCATGTGAATGAGGTAGTTGGCGTATGTACAATCTTACTATCAGGAAGTGGCTGTTAGATGCCTGTAAAACCATGATGATGTTGCTAATGTgtaatacagtttaaaaaaaataatcctgttgTTTCTCATGCagcattttatactttttttctaaaaatctgaaatgtttaTGTGTAACAtcttatcaacactgttttctgtACATATAAATTACATTGTATCTAAAACCAATGCTTATGTATCATATACAAAAGACCAAGTGCTAACTAAAGGTCATGTTTTCTGGCCTTATCCTTTACGAATCACTAGTGCTGAGTAAGTTTGACTAAGTAGATGATGGCCTACAATCATATCTGtagtttatttaaaatctcttcTGATGTAATCATCTACTTTGAAATGTTATAGCATGGCAAaaattatacatatttttatatatgtatatctgcAGGtacttttttatatatgtaagGTGTTGTGTACAAATTTGAAAAACGTTAAAATGGTTTttcaagaaggagaaagaatctGTAACATTCTACGGTACCTGATTTTTGGTTCTTGAATCTATACTTTCAGAATTATTTAGACTAactatttaaatttctttcagaatatgATGCATTAGCCAAAGTCATACAGCACCATCCAGACAGACATGAAACACTGAAGTAAGTACATCAAATTATAATAAGCCAGTAAGCTAGAAGTCACCAGATTTGACAGTTCCTTGCTTTCAGTTTGACCTTTCCTTGCTCTGATGTAATTTCTTTTGACACAAGAAAAACTTGGGTTTCGTTTTAAAATTGTGCCCTTATCAGCTTTCTTTAATTAATCTCCATCTGTGTGGATTCAGACACATTGCCAAGTGtgtttatttgaatttttttctttcttaaggtGAATAAGTGAACTCAGATGTAAATGCACATCTAATGTCAGCTTACCAGGGATGAGTTGCTCAGAAAAGAGAGGTAGTGGGGAAGTGCTGTAACGTGCGCCAACAAGGGATTCGGTAGTCGCGCAAAATACATAATACACAAGCAAGTAAGGTGGCATGagagaaagcaggagaaagCTCTTaggttttctttatgttttcctTATAGTAGTTGTTCCTGCATGCCCGGTTATAAATTACTATGTTGTGTACCACAATATAACCTGCCCTGGCATGCAGGTTATACCTACCTGTTGTCCAACTTGTCTTGCATGTAACTTCCAGTATTGCTTGTGCCATTGTTGGATTCGGATCACTATCTGTGCTTTTGGGTCATTTTGCGCAGTTGTGGGGACATAATCTTTTTAACTTTATCAAGCTACAGAAGCATTCCTGGACTCATTGCATCTTTgagtttgttctttttaacCTGATTAAAGGGGTAGCACGGGgttactgtttttatttaagcTCAGTTTGCACTTACCCTGATGCCTACTTTCAGCGAAATTGCAGAGGGAGGCTGTCTTTTCATGTTCCATGGCATTTTACAGGAAACggaagatttttttgttacattaTTACCCTAGGAGTAGGAATTTTCTAGCTATAAACCACTGAGAAtatttcacacatttttttcttgcatgttGTTTTTCTGTGCCTTGATTTCATTACCACAACTTTGATTATTACAGGCAATTCTCATGAGGCTTGACTACTTCTTACTTCATTAGTCAGCATGTGCTGTTTATCAAGTGAGGCTTCAGAATAAAGAATTACCAAGAGTGAAGTTTTTCAGATAAGTCAACTGATTAACAATGGAAACAActaaatgataattttttttccttagaagaTGCCAGGTTGTTTAGGTTTGGAGGGGTTGTTCTAGTTTTGCTTAACGCATCCAAGCGCAAGTTTCTTGAGCAAAGCTAGAAATGGTCGTAAGTTACGGCTAGTAAATTTggcattttgtcttttcttaaaactaattttatcATCTCTTTAGAAGAGTATGTTACAGTTAGAAATACCAGTGTGTTTATCCACTGGAAGAATGGCTACAATGTATGCCCTTTTGTCCTTAATCCCTCATATCTGTAGTCAAAGACACAGGCTTGAACTATAACAGAGTACGAtcccccattttacagatgaggaaAGAGGACACAGTAACAGAATGGAGCATTTTTAAAGGGACCTTGGCTTGTAGGTATTTTAGCTTTAACTGACCTTTCCAAGTGTATAGACTTTAAATATAGGAACTTGACGTAGTTTTCATCCAGTGTTTTAATTACAAGGCTTCCTTTCTCTCCAGTTTGAGGAAAGTATACAGAAAATCGTACTATGACCCAAGAAGGACCACTCTTAAATCAGAACGGAGGAAGCCTCACTAACAATATCACACTTTCCGTGGAACTCTTAATCACTAAAAACTCTTGAGAAAACTTCTTGCAAGGAGAAATGTCATGGTTTATTGCAAGAGTTACATTTATAGTTTTTGCAGGTTATGTGGTAAAATAGGacaaagttcagaaaaaaactttccTTATGCTTTTAAGAGACTGTTTCTTGGAAAAACTAGTCACACAGCACAAAAGAAGAGAAGCTGTTATCGGCTTAGTCACAAGGTAATGCACAGGAGCCAATTCAGGGAGTGACAGGAGCTGAACTACTAAATGGCAGTGCCCACAGTGTAATTAGACGTAGTATCAGAAGAGCTGTTAAGAAGACCAATAAATGACACTGAGTCTTAGAAAAAGAGATACAAAAAATGAGAAGGCTAGGCAAAGATTCTCTGGAGTGGAAAGTAAAAGAAGTAGAATTCCAGATGTAGCTTTGGATGTTACCAGAAGAAAATTGCATGTCTTCTCACAGTCTGCTTATACCTGACAGCACGGCGTAAACAGCAAGATTTGGCCAAATGGAAGTCTTTCAGAAACTAGAAACCAAATACTAGCGAAATCACTGTATAAGCCTATAAGCTGTTAGCCTGTTTCCATTAAAGGGGGGGATAATGTCACACCCAACCCTCTTTCAGGCATTCCCCTCAAGGTACCAAGCATACTGGCTCAAAAAAAGACAACACCGTCAGGCAGCACTAAAACAGATCTTTTTTCCCAGCCATCATGAGATACTTAGGACTGGAGGCCATTTTGTGGTTCCCTGCCCAGACTAGTTGCAGCAGCTGtcagtgcttcagaaaaaaagaggtttatTTCCTTGCTGACCCCTGTATGGCTCCGCCTGCTACTTAATCAGGGATGGTCAGCCTCAATCCACTTCACCTTTAGAGAAACAGATTGTTCTCATTGCATGGAGCATAAATTATAGTAGACATTAGAAGAAAAGTAGAAGGGCCAAAGCGGAGGTTTGAGTGTAAGAGTTGATGCTCCATCCTCATTTGAAAGCTAGTGTACATTATGGTACCTGTTATTCTTTGCCCTACCTCAAAAAAGATTGTGGTGGTCCATGGTGGGTCCAAGTGAGAACAGAAAACAATCAAATGCTTGCAGAATGATCCTGAAGAGGTGTTGAAAGATGATGTGTTTCAAAAGGATATGAATAATAATGAAGATTATAGGTGTTGCATGTTTCCTCTATCTCTTAATGCCAGAGGcaatcaattaaaataaaaactggtaTTTGAGAAGGAAATGAGTATTTATATGGATCACAGCGTT from Haliaeetus albicilla chromosome 24, bHalAlb1.1, whole genome shotgun sequence carries:
- the THOC7 gene encoding THO complex subunit 7 isoform X1; the encoded protein is MLSTLSQCEFSMGKTLLVYDMNLREMENYEKIYKDIENSIAAAHEKISECKKQILQAKRIRKNRQEYDALAKVIQHHPDRHETLKQLEALGKELQHLSHIKENVEDKLELRRKQFHVLLSTIHELQQTLENDEKLSEAEESQETQMETETKQ
- the THOC7 gene encoding THO complex subunit 7 isoform X2, with product MGAVTDDEVIRKRLLIDGDGAGDDRRINLLVKSFIKWCNSGSQEEGYSQYQRMLSTLSQCEFSMGKTLLVYDMNLREMENYEKIYKDIENSIAAAHEKISECKKQILQAKRIRKNRQEYDALAKVIQHHPDRHETLKQLEALGKELQHLSHIKENVEDKLELRRKQFHVLLSTIHELQQTLENDEKLSEAEESQETQMETETKQ